A window from Camelus dromedarius isolate mCamDro1 chromosome 9, mCamDro1.pat, whole genome shotgun sequence encodes these proteins:
- the SBK3 gene encoding uncharacterized serine/threonine-protein kinase SBK3 gives MELRDPKNHEDGDPEEDTATALQRLVELTATRVTPVRNLRVQYRLIRKLGSGSYGRVLLARHRQGGPAVALKLLPRDSVLRTTFLREFCVGRCVSSHPGLLQTLPGPLETPRHFAFAQEYAPCGDLSGMLQERALPELLVKRVVAQLAGALDFLHGRGLVHADVKPDNVLVFDPVCSRVALGDLGLTRPEGSPTPAPPGPLPSAPPELCLLLPPDTLPLRPAVDSWGLGVLLFCAATACFPWDVALAPDPEFEAFAGWMTTKPQPPQPPPPWDQFAPPALALLQGLLDLDPETRSPPLTVLDFLGDDWGLKGNKERARGLGRMSSEDVEEEEERGASLEEWSEEEDGNKSGGRMGTDGGEP, from the exons ATGGAGCTCAGGGACCCCAAGAACCACGAGGATGGGGACCCGGAG GAGGACACAGCCACGGCCCTCCAACGGCTCGTGGAGCTGACGGCCACCAGGGTGACCCCAGTGAGGAATCTGCGTGTTCAGTATCGCCTCATCCGAAAACTCGGCTCCGGCTCCTATGGCCGCGTGCTCCTTGCCCGGCATCGCCAAGGGG GTCCGGCTGTAGCTCTGAAGCTCCTACCTCGGGACTCGGTCCTGAGAACCACCTTCCTGAGAGAGTTCTGCGTAGGCCGCTGTGTGTCATCTCATCCAGGCCTGCTCCAGACCCTGCCGGGCCCCCTGGAGACACCCCGACACTTTGCCTTCGCCCAGGAGTATGCACCCTGTGGGGATCTCAGCGGGATGCTGCAGGAACGG GCCCTCCCAGAACTGCTGGTAAAGCGGGTGGTGGCCCAGCTAGCTGGAGCCCTGGACTTCCTCCACGGCCGGGGGCTGGTCCACGCAGATGTCAAGCCAGACAACGTGCTGGTCTTTGACCCGGTCTGCAGCCGTGTGGCCCTGGGTGACCTGGGTCTGACCCGGCCTGAGGGCAGTCCAACCCCTGCCCCCCCAGGACCACTGCCCTCCGCCCCACctgagctctgcctcctgctgccaCCTGACACCCTTCCCCTGCGACCAGCAGTGGACTCCTGGGGCTTGGGGGTGCTTCTCTTCTGCGCCGCCACTGCCTGCTTCCCATGGGATGTGGCGCTGGCCCCTGACCCTGAGTTCGAGGCCTTTGCTGGCTGGATGACCACCAAGCCCCAGCCACCTCAACCACCCCCACCTTGGGACCAGTTTGCGCCCCCAGCTCTGGCATTGCTCCAGGGGCTTCTGGACCTGGATCCTGAGACTAGAAGTCCCCCACTGACTGTCCTGGATTTCCTGGGGGATGACTGGGGGTTAAAGGGGAACAAAGAGAGAGCTAGGGGCCTGGGGAGGATGtccagtgaggatgtggaggaggaggaagagaggggagcaAGCCTGGAAGAGTGGTCAGAGGAGGAGGATGGCAACAAAAGTGGTGGGAGGATGGGGACAGATGGGGGAGAGCCCTGA